Proteins found in one Pirellulales bacterium genomic segment:
- a CDS encoding DUF3299 domain-containing protein: MMSLATENTEFVADDEYVGEYRALSALAVTSVVLGVCSAAAVLDWSLALFPLAGIVFGIWALVRIRRNSETLTGAKIAKIGLALSILGWAGGWSWLTYDYLTEVPPGYERISYADLQADATGTPVPAAAKALDGKRVFIKGYVYPGAQTQGIQRFVLVRDNGTCCFGGAMPKLNDMVDVKLSDPLRIVYATGVFRVAGTFRVQSTSAPGLGEVLYQLDADYVK, from the coding sequence ATGATGAGTCTGGCAACCGAAAACACAGAATTCGTCGCCGACGACGAGTACGTGGGCGAGTATCGCGCCCTGTCGGCCCTGGCCGTGACGAGCGTGGTCTTGGGCGTTTGCTCGGCGGCGGCGGTGCTCGATTGGTCGCTCGCGCTGTTTCCGCTGGCCGGTATCGTCTTTGGCATTTGGGCCCTCGTGCGCATCCGGCGAAATTCCGAGACGCTGACCGGCGCGAAGATCGCCAAGATTGGCCTGGCACTCTCGATCCTGGGGTGGGCCGGAGGGTGGTCGTGGCTTACCTACGACTACCTGACCGAGGTGCCCCCCGGTTATGAACGCATCTCGTACGCCGATCTCCAGGCCGATGCGACGGGAACGCCCGTCCCGGCGGCTGCGAAAGCGCTCGATGGCAAACGTGTGTTCATCAAGGGCTACGTCTACCCCGGTGCGCAGACCCAGGGCATCCAACGCTTCGTGCTCGTGCGAGACAACGGCACGTGTTGCTTCGGTGGCGCAATGCCCAAGTTGAACGACATGGTCGACGTCAAACTGTCCGATCCGTTACGCATCGTCTACGCGACGGGTGTGTTTCGCGTGGCGGGCACCTTCCGCGTGCAATCGACGAGCGCCCCCGGATTGGGAGAGGTGCTCTACCAGTTGGACGCCGACTACGTGAAGTAG
- a CDS encoding DUF3299 domain-containing protein: protein MPRQALQLGSLAGLLLLVVAGCNDASSPAVVVAERTESAVEAPTNATSEPAGENPASAASPAAVVPAVAPATTPASTNVQPAPPAPRGPTKEVTFDTVKLALEKDQPFERSLLTPEVLAIDNQPIRIRGYILPSFQQTGIKQFVLVRDNQECCFGPGAALHDCIVVDMKPGKTTQYTVRPVAVEGVFSIREMKGLDDKHLAIYHLDGESVE, encoded by the coding sequence ATGCCACGACAGGCGTTACAACTCGGATCGCTCGCTGGCCTGCTCTTGCTCGTCGTCGCGGGCTGCAACGACGCCTCGTCGCCCGCCGTGGTCGTGGCCGAACGGACGGAATCCGCGGTCGAGGCGCCCACGAACGCCACCAGCGAGCCCGCGGGCGAGAATCCGGCGTCGGCGGCCTCGCCTGCCGCCGTAGTTCCCGCCGTAGCACCGGCTACGACACCAGCGTCGACCAACGTACAACCCGCCCCGCCGGCGCCTCGCGGACCGACGAAGGAAGTCACCTTCGACACGGTGAAGCTGGCGCTCGAGAAGGATCAGCCTTTCGAGCGGTCGTTGCTGACGCCCGAGGTCCTGGCCATCGACAACCAGCCCATCCGTATCCGCGGCTACATTCTGCCGAGCTTCCAGCAGACCGGCATCAAGCAGTTCGTGCTCGTGCGCGACAATCAGGAATGTTGCTTCGGTCCCGGCGCGGCGCTGCACGATTGCATCGTCGTCGACATGAAGCCGGGAAAGACGACTCAATACACCGTACGCCCCGTGGCGGTGGAAGGGGTCTTTTCGATCCGCGAGATGAAGGGGCTCGACGACAAACATCTGGCGATCTACCACCTCGATGGCGAATCGGTCGAGTAG
- a CDS encoding signal peptidase, producing the protein MRTLGVYTTRSEEYARSSRVIVRTDRGLETGEVLCDATDEVVAQLADPPRGQVLRAMTGEDENEQYRLRAQERRAFETCRRLIAELTLEMDLVDVEHIFGGERIVFYYLSESRVDFRDLVKALAGEFQTRIEMRQIGVRDEAKLLADYGDCGKPVCCNTHLSAMPPVSMKMAKLQKATLDPTKISGRCGRLKCCLRYEYDTYEELQKSLPRVGAEVVTNKGRARVLAHEILASQLLIETEDHRRVLIPASDVLTVLAKK; encoded by the coding sequence ATGCGCACTTTGGGTGTCTACACGACGCGCAGCGAGGAGTACGCACGCTCGTCCCGGGTCATCGTCCGGACGGATCGCGGTCTGGAGACGGGCGAGGTACTGTGCGACGCCACCGACGAGGTGGTCGCCCAACTCGCCGATCCCCCCCGGGGGCAAGTGCTGCGGGCCATGACGGGCGAAGACGAGAACGAGCAATACCGTCTGCGGGCCCAAGAACGCCGCGCCTTCGAAACCTGCCGCCGTCTGATCGCCGAATTGACGCTCGAGATGGACCTCGTCGACGTCGAGCACATCTTCGGCGGCGAACGTATCGTGTTCTACTACTTGTCCGAAAGCCGCGTCGATTTCCGTGACTTAGTCAAGGCTCTGGCCGGCGAGTTTCAAACCCGCATCGAGATGCGCCAGATCGGTGTGCGCGACGAGGCCAAATTGCTGGCCGACTACGGCGATTGTGGCAAGCCGGTCTGCTGCAACACGCATCTGTCGGCGATGCCGCCGGTGTCGATGAAGATGGCCAAGCTGCAAAAGGCCACGCTCGACCCGACGAAGATCTCGGGACGTTGTGGGCGTTTGAAGTGCTGCCTGCGCTACGAGTACGACACCTACGAAGAGTTGCAGAAGAGTCTGCCCCGCGTGGGGGCCGAAGTCGTGACGAACAAGGGGCGTGCCCGCGTCCTTGCTCACGAGATTCTCGCCAGCCAGCTTCTCATCGAGACCGAAGATCACCGCCGGGTGCTGATTCCCGCCTCTGATGTTTTAACCGTGCTCGCCAAGAAATAG